A window of Dorea formicigenerans contains these coding sequences:
- the rapZ gene encoding RNase adapter RapZ, which produces MRLVIVTGMSGAGKSTALKMLEDMGYFCVDNLPVPLIPKFAELLAVPGTEMNKAALGVDIRSGQSFQELANVLKVLDEGGCQYEILYLESSDDVLVKRYKETRRFHPLAGSDGRVEDGLKRERELLGFLKKKADYLVDTSHMLTRELKAELNKIFVQNKEYKNLYITVLSFGFKYGIPNDADLVFDVRFLPNPYYIEELRPMSGNDQPVRDYVMNNDTAKQFLTKLTDMVEFLIPNYISEGKTQLVIGIGCTGGKHRSVTLANELYEALKKTDSYGVRIEHRDIGKDAITKAK; this is translated from the coding sequence ATGAGACTTGTAATTGTGACTGGAATGTCCGGTGCCGGAAAAAGTACAGCACTTAAGATGCTGGAAGATATGGGATATTTTTGTGTGGATAATCTGCCGGTCCCATTGATTCCGAAATTTGCAGAACTTCTGGCGGTGCCGGGTACGGAGATGAATAAAGCAGCTCTTGGAGTAGATATCCGGAGCGGACAGAGCTTTCAGGAGCTTGCGAATGTACTGAAAGTTCTGGATGAAGGCGGCTGCCAGTATGAGATCCTTTATCTGGAATCCAGCGATGATGTACTTGTAAAGAGATATAAAGAGACGAGACGTTTTCATCCGCTGGCAGGTAGTGACGGACGTGTGGAAGATGGTCTGAAGAGAGAACGAGAACTTCTTGGATTCCTGAAGAAAAAAGCGGATTATCTTGTAGATACCAGTCATATGCTTACAAGAGAACTGAAAGCAGAGCTGAACAAGATATTTGTCCAGAACAAGGAATATAAGAACCTTTACATTACGGTGTTGTCATTTGGCTTTAAGTATGGAATTCCGAATGATGCAGATCTGGTGTTTGATGTACGTTTTCTGCCAAATCCATATTATATAGAAGAGTTACGTCCTATGAGTGGAAATGATCAGCCGGTCAGAGACTATGTGATGAATAACGACACAGCAAAACAGTTCTTGACAAAGCTTACGGATATGGTAGAATTTCTCATACCGAATTACATTTCCGAGGGAAAGACACAGCTTGTGATCGGAATTGGATGTACGGGAGGAAAGCATCGTTCCGTTACACTGGCAAATGAATTGTATGAGGCGCTGAAAAAAACAGACAGCTATGGAGTTCGCATTGAGCACCGTGATATCGGAAAAGATGCGATCACGAAGGCAAAATAG
- a CDS encoding HlyC/CorC family transporter, which produces MDSNDTILFIVLIVLLALSAFFSSAETALTTVNRIRIRNLADEGNKNAKIVLKITDDSSKMLTAILIGNNIVNLSAASLTTTLAYSLGGSLVAIANGILTVAILLFGEITPKTMATIHAEKVSLAYAQIIHIFMKIMTPFIFIINGLTNVVLFILRVDPNDHKRAMTENELRTIVNVSHEDGVIESEEKEMIYNVVDLGDAKAKDVMVPRVHVTFADVNCTYEELIDIFREDKFTRLPIYEDTTDNVIGTINMKDLLLYDYGNTKEFHIRDIMREAYFTYEYKNISELLVEMRQASFNIAIVLDEYGETSGLITLEDILEEIVGEIHDEYDENEEDFVHKISDKEYLVEGSVNLDDFNDRLELNLESEEYDSLGGFIIEHLDRLPELGDSITTEDGIRLVVESLDKNRIEQVHVYLPEKTASDEDFDE; this is translated from the coding sequence TTGGACTCGAATGATACTATACTATTTATTGTACTGATTGTACTGTTAGCACTATCTGCTTTCTTTTCTTCTGCGGAGACTGCACTTACAACAGTAAACCGAATTCGAATCCGCAACCTTGCCGATGAAGGCAACAAAAACGCAAAAATTGTATTAAAGATTACGGATGATTCTTCAAAGATGCTGACCGCTATACTAATCGGTAATAACATCGTGAACCTTTCTGCTGCATCACTGACCACAACCCTGGCTTACAGTCTCGGAGGCTCCTTGGTCGCAATCGCTAACGGAATTTTAACTGTAGCGATTCTGCTTTTCGGTGAGATTACACCGAAGACAATGGCTACTATCCACGCCGAGAAAGTATCTCTGGCATACGCACAAATCATCCATATATTTATGAAGATCATGACACCGTTCATCTTCATTATCAATGGTCTGACCAACGTTGTTCTTTTCATCTTACGTGTAGATCCGAACGACCACAAACGCGCCATGACCGAGAACGAGCTTCGTACAATTGTAAATGTCAGCCATGAAGACGGAGTTATCGAATCTGAAGAGAAAGAAATGATTTACAATGTGGTAGATCTCGGGGATGCAAAAGCAAAAGATGTTATGGTTCCCCGCGTTCACGTAACATTTGCAGATGTAAACTGCACATATGAAGAGCTGATTGACATTTTCCGTGAAGATAAATTCACAAGGCTGCCGATTTATGAAGATACGACCGACAATGTGATCGGTACAATTAACATGAAGGACTTGTTGCTTTACGATTACGGAAACACAAAAGAATTCCATATCCGGGATATTATGCGAGAAGCTTATTTTACTTATGAGTATAAGAATATTTCCGAACTTCTTGTGGAGATGCGTCAGGCATCCTTTAATATTGCAATTGTTCTGGATGAATATGGTGAAACTTCCGGTTTGATCACACTGGAAGATATCTTGGAAGAAATTGTCGGTGAAATTCATGACGAATATGACGAGAATGAAGAAGATTTTGTTCACAAAATTTCTGACAAAGAATATCTGGTAGAAGGCTCTGTCAATCTGGACGACTTCAATGACCGTCTGGAACTGAATCTGGAATCCGAAGAATATGATTCCCTCGGTGGATTTATCATCGAGCATCTGGACCGGCTTCCGGAACTTGGAGATTCTATTACAACGGAAGACGGTATCCGTCTAGTTGTCGAATCTTTGGATAAGAATCGGATTGAACAGGTTCATGTATACCTGCCGGAGAAGACAGCGTCCGATGAGGATTTTGATGAATAA
- the fba gene encoding class II fructose-1,6-bisphosphate aldolase — MLVSAKEMLEKAVEGHYAVGQFNINNLEWTRSALLAAEEVKSPIILGVSEGAGKWMTGFKTVSAMVQAMIEELNITVPVALHLDHGTYEGCYKCIEAGFSSIMFDGSHYPIEENIEKTRELVKVCNEKGISLEAEVGSIGGEEDGVVGMGECADPKECKMIADLGVTMLAAGIGNIHGKYPANWQGLSFETLDAVQQLTGKLPLVLHGGTGIPDDMIKKAISLGVAKINVNTECQLSFAEATRKYIEAGKDLEGKGYDPRKLLKPGADAIIETVKEKMELFGSVGKAE; from the coding sequence ATGTTAGTATCAGCAAAAGAAATGCTTGAAAAAGCAGTAGAAGGCCACTATGCAGTAGGGCAGTTTAACATCAATAATCTGGAGTGGACAAGAAGTGCGCTTCTTGCAGCAGAAGAGGTAAAATCTCCAATTATCCTTGGTGTATCTGAGGGCGCAGGAAAATGGATGACAGGATTCAAGACAGTTTCTGCTATGGTACAGGCCATGATCGAAGAACTGAATATCACAGTTCCGGTAGCATTACATCTTGACCATGGTACATACGAAGGATGTTATAAGTGTATAGAGGCAGGATTCTCCTCTATTATGTTCGACGGATCACACTATCCGATCGAGGAGAACATTGAGAAGACGCGTGAACTTGTGAAAGTCTGCAATGAGAAAGGAATTTCTCTTGAAGCAGAGGTTGGTTCTATCGGTGGAGAAGAGGATGGCGTAGTCGGAATGGGCGAGTGCGCAGATCCTAAGGAATGCAAGATGATCGCTGATCTCGGTGTTACAATGCTGGCAGCAGGAATCGGTAATATTCATGGAAAATATCCTGCAAACTGGCAGGGACTCAGCTTTGAGACTCTTGATGCAGTTCAGCAGTTAACTGGAAAACTTCCGCTCGTTCTTCACGGTGGTACAGGTATTCCGGATGATATGATTAAAAAGGCAATCAGTCTCGGTGTTGCTAAGATCAATGTAAATACAGAGTGCCAGCTTTCATTTGCAGAAGCTACACGTAAATACATTGAGGCAGGAAAGGATCTGGAAGGAAAAGGATACGATCCACGTAAACTTCTCAAACCAGGTGCAGATGCAATTATTGAAACTGTCAAAGAAAAGATGGAATTATTTGGCTCAGTTGGTAAGGCTGAATAA
- the whiA gene encoding DNA-binding protein WhiA: protein MSFSGKIKEELAEHVAKARHCNLAELTAILHMCGEFEEDKNGICTIRFRSENYLVARKCFTLMSKTFNIEADIVVRKNMTNGSTSYFMRWAGEELLAVKNALVQAVCCKRAYIRGAFIAAGSMSDPSKSYHFEIVCGELAQAEYVRDMINSFDLDAKIVTRKKTFVVYLKEGSQIVDVLNIMEAHIALMELENVRILKEMRNSVNRKVNCETANINKTVSAAVRQMEDIVYVRDTVGLDYLPEGLRDVALTRLENPDATLKELGSLMADPVGKSGVNHRLRKISEIADKLRG from the coding sequence ATGTCGTTTTCGGGGAAAATAAAAGAAGAACTCGCAGAGCATGTCGCGAAAGCACGGCATTGTAATCTGGCAGAACTGACTGCGATTTTACATATGTGCGGGGAATTTGAAGAAGATAAAAATGGTATATGTACGATTAGATTCCGATCAGAAAATTATCTGGTAGCGAGAAAGTGCTTTACATTAATGTCAAAAACATTTAATATAGAAGCTGACATCGTAGTCCGAAAGAATATGACGAATGGAAGCACAAGTTATTTTATGCGTTGGGCAGGAGAGGAACTGTTGGCGGTAAAGAATGCACTTGTGCAGGCTGTATGCTGTAAGCGTGCTTATATCAGGGGGGCATTCATTGCAGCAGGATCGATGAGTGATCCGAGCAAGTCTTATCATTTTGAGATTGTGTGTGGGGAACTTGCACAGGCAGAGTATGTGAGAGATATGATCAACAGCTTTGACCTGGATGCTAAGATCGTAACGCGTAAGAAGACATTTGTCGTATACTTGAAAGAAGGATCCCAGATTGTGGATGTCCTGAACATTATGGAAGCGCACATCGCCCTCATGGAACTTGAGAATGTCCGCATTTTGAAGGAGATGCGCAACTCAGTGAATCGAAAAGTTAATTGTGAGACAGCGAATATCAACAAGACCGTATCGGCGGCCGTAAGGCAGATGGAAGATATTGTGTATGTCAGAGATACAGTTGGCTTGGATTATTTACCGGAAGGATTAAGAGACGTTGCCCTTACACGGCTTGAGAATCCGGATGCAACTCTGAAAGAGCTGGGGAGTCTTATGGCAGACCCGGTTGGAAAATCAGGGGTGAATCACCGGCTGAGAAAGATTAGCGAGATAGCAGATAAGTTAAGGGGTTAG
- a CDS encoding HPr family phosphocarrier protein, with product MIKKPVTLRSDLDMESRPIAHLVQEASQYDSTVYIEMDNMKINAKSIMGMMALQSHQPGKGTNLTLIAEGDDEEQAVSGVESFLLAQ from the coding sequence ATGATTAAGAAACCTGTTACACTTCGGTCAGACCTGGACATGGAGTCCAGACCAATCGCACATCTTGTGCAGGAGGCAAGTCAGTATGACAGTACGGTGTACATTGAGATGGACAACATGAAGATTAATGCCAAAAGTATTATGGGGATGATGGCATTACAGTCACACCAGCCGGGAAAAGGAACCAACCTTACTCTCATTGCTGAGGGAGACGACGAGGAGCAGGCTGTAAGTGGAGTGGAATCATTTCTGCTTGCACAGTAA
- a CDS encoding N-acetylmuramoyl-L-alanine amidase, whose protein sequence is MPYSMMLDSGHGGSDPGAVYRGRREKDDTLRLTLTVGEILQENGIEVLYTRTTDVYLSPYERAVEANQAGVDFFLSIHRNSYPTDNEVMGVESLIYDLSGLKYQMAQEINEQLETVGFVDLGVKARPNLVVLKRTRMPAVLVEAGFINSDTDNELFDSNFQDIAQAIATGVLDTLENAGVLKEPETLVEQTKYRIQVGLFRNRNNAARQQETLEDRGFPAYIDQWKQYYRVISGEYDMLDEAVAAQRRLKRAGFETLLIQ, encoded by the coding sequence ATGCCATATTCTATGATGTTAGATAGTGGTCACGGGGGAAGTGATCCTGGAGCAGTTTATCGGGGGCGCCGTGAAAAAGATGATACATTAAGGCTGACGCTTACAGTGGGAGAGATTCTTCAGGAAAATGGAATTGAGGTACTTTACACCAGGACAACAGATGTGTATTTGTCCCCATATGAGCGGGCGGTAGAGGCAAATCAGGCAGGAGTGGATTTTTTCCTGTCGATCCATCGAAACTCTTATCCGACAGATAATGAAGTAATGGGAGTGGAAAGTCTGATCTATGATTTGTCTGGACTTAAATATCAGATGGCGCAGGAAATCAATGAACAATTGGAGACGGTGGGGTTTGTAGATCTGGGGGTGAAAGCAAGACCGAATCTTGTAGTGTTGAAGCGGACACGGATGCCAGCTGTACTTGTAGAGGCTGGATTTATCAATTCAGATACGGATAATGAATTATTTGATTCTAATTTTCAGGATATTGCACAGGCAATTGCAACAGGAGTCCTGGATACATTGGAAAATGCCGGAGTTCTGAAAGAACCGGAAACGCTGGTGGAACAGACGAAGTACCGTATTCAGGTCGGACTGTTCCGGAACCGGAACAATGCAGCGAGGCAGCAGGAAACACTGGAAGACCGTGGATTTCCGGCATATATAGATCAATGGAAACAATATTACCGGGTGATTTCCGGAGAATATGATATGCTGGACGAAGCAGTGGCGGCACAGAGAAGACTTAAGAGAGCCGGATTTGAGACGCTCTTGATACAATAA
- a CDS encoding sodium-dependent transporter, whose protein sequence is METREKFSSRLGFILMSAGCAIGLGNVWRFPYITGVYGGGAFVLLYLFFLLILGLPIIVMEFAVGRGSQKSIAKSFNELEPKGSKWHIYRYFGIAGNYLLMMFYTTIGGWMLAYFVKMVKGDFVGADTKQVEAIFGELTSNRNEMLFWMILISVLGLIVCSMGLQNGVEKMTKFMMSSLFVIMLILVVRATTLDGAVDGLKFYLLPDFGKMAENGFKEAVFAAMGQSFFTLSVGIGALAIFGSYIGKERRLTGEAISITVLDTVVALVAGLIIFPSCFAFDVNPGQGPGLVFVTLPNVFREMAGGRIWGALFFLFMSFAAFSTIIAVFQNIIQFARDMWGISLKKSVLINGVLLILLAVPCVLGMTDWAGFSIGGKSIMDIEDFLVSNNLLPIGSLVYLLFCMTRYGWGWDNFIKEANTGSGVKFPTHKAIRFYLTFILPLIVLFIFVQGYWGLIAG, encoded by the coding sequence GTGGAGACTAGAGAAAAATTTTCATCAAGACTGGGATTTATATTAATGTCCGCAGGCTGTGCAATTGGTCTGGGAAATGTATGGAGATTCCCGTATATCACAGGAGTGTACGGAGGAGGAGCATTTGTGCTTCTGTATCTGTTCTTTCTTTTGATTTTAGGACTTCCGATCATTGTTATGGAGTTCGCGGTTGGCCGTGGAAGCCAGAAGAGTATTGCAAAGTCTTTCAATGAACTGGAACCAAAAGGAAGTAAATGGCACATTTACCGCTATTTCGGAATTGCAGGTAATTATCTGCTGATGATGTTCTATACGACAATCGGCGGCTGGATGCTCGCATATTTCGTAAAGATGGTAAAAGGAGATTTCGTAGGAGCTGACACAAAGCAGGTGGAGGCGATTTTTGGAGAACTGACTTCTAACAGAAATGAAATGCTGTTCTGGATGATTTTGATTTCCGTGCTGGGGCTTATAGTGTGTTCTATGGGACTTCAAAATGGTGTCGAAAAAATGACAAAATTCATGATGTCCAGTTTGTTTGTAATTATGTTAATATTGGTCGTTCGTGCAACGACACTGGATGGTGCGGTAGATGGATTGAAGTTCTATCTGCTTCCGGATTTTGGTAAGATGGCCGAAAATGGATTTAAAGAAGCGGTGTTTGCGGCAATGGGACAATCATTCTTTACTTTAAGTGTCGGAATTGGTGCACTGGCAATCTTTGGAAGTTATATTGGAAAAGAGAGAAGATTGACTGGAGAGGCAATCAGCATCACCGTTCTGGATACGGTTGTAGCGCTTGTTGCAGGTCTGATCATATTTCCATCCTGTTTTGCATTTGATGTAAACCCGGGTCAGGGACCAGGACTTGTATTTGTGACACTGCCAAATGTATTCCGTGAGATGGCTGGCGGAAGAATCTGGGGAGCTCTGTTTTTCCTGTTCATGTCGTTTGCAGCATTTTCCACGATCATCGCAGTGTTCCAGAATATTATCCAATTCGCAAGAGATATGTGGGGGATTTCTTTGAAGAAATCTGTTCTTATTAATGGAGTTCTGCTGATTCTTCTTGCGGTGCCTTGTGTGCTTGGAATGACAGACTGGGCAGGATTCTCTATAGGTGGAAAGAGTATTATGGATATCGAGGATTTCCTTGTAAGTAATAACCTTCTGCCGATTGGATCACTGGTATATCTTTTGTTCTGTATGACAAGATATGGCTGGGGATGGGATAATTTCATAAAAGAAGCAAATACCGGATCCGGAGTGAAATTCCCGACACATAAAGCCATCCGGTTTTACCTGACATTTATCCTGCCGCTGATCGTGCTGTTTATATTTGTGCAGGGTTATTGGGGCTTGATCGCAGGATAG
- a CDS encoding glutamine synthetase III: MSERFNVADIFGEDVFNDTVMQERLPKKVYKDLKKTIEEGKELDLATADVIAHEMKEWAIEKGATHYTHWFQPLTGVTAEKHDSFISAPLPSGKVLMSFSGKELIKGEPDASSFPSGGLRATFEARGYTAWDCTSPAFVRHDAAGATLCIPTAFCSYTGEALDQKTPLLRSMQVINEQSLRLLRLFGNTTAKKVTPSVGPEQEYFLVDAEKFMQRKDLIYTGRTLFGAMPPKGQELDDHYFGTIRQRIAGFMKDVNEQLWKVGVSSKTQHNEVAPAQHELAPIYAEANVALDHNHLVMQTLKRVACQHGMKCLLHEKPFAGVNGSGKHDNWSLITNDGKNLLDPGDTPHENIQFLLVLTCILKAVDEHADLLRESAADPGNDHRLGANEAPPAIVSVFLGEQLEDVLNQLISTGEATHSLAEGILKTGVDTLPDFTKDATDRNRTSPFAFTGNKFEFRMVGSRDSIAGPNVVLNTIVADAFAEACDVLEKADDFDLAVHDLIKKYATEHQRIVFGGNGYSDEWVAEAERRGLPNIKSMVEAIPALTTDKAINLFEKYKVFTKAELESRAEIKYENYSKAINIEARTMIDMATKQIIPAVIKYTKELADTINAVKAAGADVSVQSELLTEISALLVESKSALKALTEVTEKAAEMEEGEEQARYYHFTVVQAMAALRSPVDKLEMIVDKEAWPMPSYGDLMFEV, from the coding sequence ATGAGCGAGCGTTTTAATGTAGCAGACATTTTCGGAGAAGATGTATTTAATGACACTGTTATGCAAGAGCGCCTTCCGAAAAAAGTATACAAGGATTTGAAGAAGACGATCGAGGAAGGAAAAGAATTAGACCTTGCCACAGCTGATGTCATCGCACATGAGATGAAAGAGTGGGCAATTGAGAAGGGAGCTACACATTATACGCACTGGTTCCAGCCACTGACAGGTGTAACTGCTGAGAAGCATGATTCATTCATTTCCGCACCGCTTCCGAGTGGAAAGGTTCTTATGAGCTTTTCAGGAAAAGAACTGATCAAAGGAGAGCCGGATGCATCTTCATTCCCGTCCGGAGGACTTCGTGCAACATTTGAAGCACGTGGATATACAGCATGGGATTGTACATCACCGGCATTTGTAAGACATGATGCAGCAGGTGCTACACTTTGTATCCCAACTGCTTTCTGTTCTTATACAGGAGAGGCACTGGATCAGAAGACACCACTTCTTCGTTCTATGCAGGTAATCAATGAACAGTCATTGAGATTACTTCGTCTCTTTGGAAATACAACAGCTAAGAAGGTAACACCTTCTGTTGGACCTGAGCAGGAATATTTCTTAGTAGATGCTGAAAAGTTCATGCAGAGAAAAGATTTGATCTATACAGGACGTACACTTTTCGGAGCAATGCCTCCAAAAGGTCAGGAGCTGGATGATCATTATTTTGGAACAATCCGCCAGAGAATTGCAGGATTTATGAAAGATGTAAATGAACAGCTCTGGAAAGTTGGAGTTTCATCAAAGACACAGCATAATGAGGTTGCACCGGCACAGCATGAGCTTGCACCAATCTATGCTGAAGCAAATGTAGCTTTGGATCACAACCACCTTGTAATGCAGACGTTAAAGAGAGTTGCATGTCAGCATGGTATGAAGTGTCTGCTTCACGAGAAACCATTTGCAGGAGTTAATGGATCTGGTAAACATGACAACTGGTCACTGATAACGAATGATGGAAAGAATCTTCTGGATCCAGGTGATACACCTCATGAGAATATCCAGTTCTTACTTGTACTTACATGTATTTTGAAAGCTGTTGATGAGCACGCAGATCTTCTTCGTGAGTCTGCAGCTGATCCGGGAAATGATCACAGACTTGGAGCAAATGAGGCTCCACCGGCAATTGTATCTGTATTCCTTGGAGAGCAGCTTGAGGATGTCCTGAATCAGTTGATCAGCACAGGAGAAGCTACACATAGTCTTGCAGAGGGAATCCTTAAGACAGGTGTAGATACACTTCCGGATTTCACAAAAGATGCTACAGACCGTAATAGAACATCACCATTTGCGTTTACAGGTAATAAATTTGAGTTCCGTATGGTAGGATCTCGTGATTCTATTGCCGGACCGAACGTTGTACTTAACACAATCGTAGCAGATGCATTTGCAGAGGCATGTGATGTATTGGAGAAAGCAGATGACTTTGATCTTGCAGTACATGATCTGATCAAGAAATATGCGACAGAGCATCAGAGAATCGTATTCGGTGGAAATGGATACTCTGACGAGTGGGTTGCAGAGGCTGAGAGACGTGGACTTCCGAACATCAAGTCTATGGTAGAAGCTATCCCGGCACTGACAACAGATAAAGCAATTAACCTTTTTGAGAAATATAAAGTATTTACAAAGGCAGAGCTTGAGTCCCGTGCCGAGATCAAATACGAGAACTACTCAAAGGCAATCAATATTGAAGCTCGCACAATGATCGATATGGCTACAAAACAGATCATTCCTGCAGTTATCAAATATACAAAAGAACTTGCAGATACAATCAATGCTGTAAAGGCAGCAGGTGCAGACGTTTCCGTACAGTCTGAGCTTCTGACAGAGATTTCGGCTCTTCTTGTAGAGAGCAAGAGCGCTCTGAAAGCTTTAACAGAAGTTACAGAGAAAGCTGCAGAGATGGAAGAAGGAGAAGAGCAGGCCAGATACTATCACTTCACAGTTGTTCAGGCTATGGCTGCGCTTCGTTCACCAGTTGACAAACTTGAGATGATCGTAGATAAAGAAGCATGGCCAATGCCTTCCTACGGAGATCTGATGTTTGAAGTATAA
- the murB gene encoding UDP-N-acetylmuramate dehydrogenase yields MNQNFYDKLNNVIAKDSILIDEPMSRHTTFRVGGPADFFVTPKAKEEVRDVIRICKEAGMPYYIIGNGSNLLVSDAGYRGVIVQIYKEMNEVKVEGDLVKAQAGALLSGIAAKALGAELSGFEFASGIPGTIGGACVMNAGAYGGEMKDVLEFVTVLTGEGKIIELGRNELELGYRTSVIAKKGYIVLGAVLKLERGDGEKIKTYMDELKEKRVTKQPLEYPSAGSTFKRPEGYFAGKLIEDAGLRGFQVGGAQVSEKHCGFVINRDHATAADIMELMRQVQIRVKENSGVDLEPEVKRLGDE; encoded by the coding sequence ATGAATCAGAACTTTTATGATAAATTGAACAATGTGATAGCAAAGGATAGCATTTTGATCGATGAGCCGATGAGCCGTCACACTACATTTCGTGTGGGCGGACCGGCAGATTTTTTCGTGACACCAAAGGCGAAGGAAGAAGTAAGAGATGTGATCCGTATCTGTAAAGAAGCAGGAATGCCGTATTATATTATAGGAAATGGAAGTAATCTTCTTGTGTCTGATGCAGGATACCGCGGTGTGATCGTTCAGATTTATAAGGAAATGAATGAAGTGAAGGTAGAAGGTGATCTTGTAAAGGCACAGGCTGGAGCATTGCTTTCAGGAATCGCGGCTAAAGCGCTGGGGGCAGAGCTTTCAGGTTTTGAATTTGCTTCTGGAATTCCGGGGACAATCGGAGGTGCCTGTGTGATGAATGCAGGAGCCTACGGCGGAGAGATGAAGGATGTACTGGAATTTGTGACAGTGCTTACAGGTGAAGGTAAGATTATAGAACTGGGCCGTAATGAACTGGAGCTTGGATACCGCACTAGTGTGATTGCGAAGAAAGGTTATATTGTGCTTGGGGCGGTGTTGAAGCTTGAGCGCGGAGACGGAGAGAAGATCAAAACTTATATGGATGAGCTGAAGGAGAAGCGTGTGACGAAACAGCCGTTGGAATATCCAAGTGCCGGAAGTACGTTTAAGCGTCCGGAAGGATATTTTGCAGGAAAACTGATTGAGGATGCCGGACTTCGGGGATTTCAGGTCGGAGGAGCACAGGTGTCCGAAAAGCACTGTGGTTTTGTGATCAACCGGGATCATGCGACGGCAGCAGATATTATGGAACTGATGAGACAGGTACAGATCCGTGTGAAGGAGAATTCCGGCGTGGATCTGGAACCGGAAGTGAAGAGATTAGGGGACGAATAA
- a CDS encoding diacylglycerol/lipid kinase family protein, with protein MKKLLFVYNPRAGKEMLKPRLSDVLDIFVKAGYEVTVHPTQAYRDAYYQIKEYEVGKYDLIACSGGDGTIDEVATGMMKRREMGKDVVPVGYIPAGTTNDFAKSLHIPRKPLAAADNAVKGVPFPCDIGKFNDSVFVYIAAFGIFTDVSYETDQAVKNVLGHMAYILEGAKRIFNIPSYKIKVEHDGEVIEDEFIFGMVTNSRSVGGFSNMVGKNIVFDDGLFEVTLIKTPKNPIALQEIIAALLIEQVDTKHMYTFKTKKITFDSVEEIPWTLDGEFGGEQDYVEIENVQKAMEIMVPENHVLELSEQKNKIERD; from the coding sequence ATGAAAAAGCTTCTATTTGTATACAATCCACGTGCAGGAAAAGAGATGCTAAAGCCAAGATTGTCAGATGTTCTTGATATCTTTGTGAAAGCGGGATATGAAGTGACAGTGCATCCGACACAGGCATACAGGGACGCTTATTATCAAATCAAGGAATACGAAGTTGGCAAATATGATCTGATTGCGTGTAGCGGTGGAGATGGAACGATTGACGAGGTTGCGACTGGAATGATGAAGCGCCGTGAGATGGGAAAAGATGTTGTTCCGGTAGGATATATTCCGGCAGGAACGACGAATGATTTTGCCAAGAGTCTGCACATTCCGAGAAAACCCCTTGCGGCAGCAGACAATGCGGTGAAGGGAGTTCCATTTCCGTGCGACATTGGAAAGTTCAATGACAGCGTATTTGTTTATATTGCAGCATTTGGAATTTTTACAGATGTGTCCTACGAGACAGATCAGGCAGTGAAAAATGTACTTGGTCATATGGCGTATATATTGGAAGGTGCAAAGAGAATCTTTAACATTCCTTCCTATAAAATTAAGGTGGAGCATGACGGGGAAGTTATCGAGGACGAATTTATCTTCGGTATGGTGACGAATTCTCGTTCCGTTGGCGGCTTTTCTAATATGGTCGGGAAAAATATAGTATTTGACGACGGACTGTTTGAAGTGACACTGATCAAGACCCCGAAGAATCCAATTGCTTTGCAGGAGATTATTGCAGCACTCCTGATCGAGCAGGTGGATACAAAGCATATGTACACATTTAAGACAAAAAAAATTACCTTTGATTCTGTTGAAGAGATTCCGTGGACACTGGATGGAGAGTTCGGCGGAGAACAGGATTATGTGGAAATCGAGAATGTTCAGAAGGCAATGGAGATTATGGTTCCGGAGAATCATGTACTGGAGCTGAGCGAGCAGAAAAATAAAATAGAAAGAGATTAA